The sequence AGCGGGCTCTCGCGGGTGCCCCGTCGGCGAGGCACGAGATCGGTCACCCTCGCCCGCATCCTTCGGTGCCGCGACCCCGGGTACACGGTGTCGCCGGGCGGGTGCCCCGCCGGGTCTCTCCCGCTGCGGGTTAAGTCGGCGAGCCAGCGCGCGCCGTGCTCACACGAAATCCGGACGGTCGCCTCAGCGCACGACATCGGCGGGACGGCACTGCCAGACATTCCACAGCGGCCGGTAGCCCTGCCGATGCCAGAACACCGAGGCGAGCGGATTGAGCGGGCTGTACCACACCACACTGCGGGTGAGCTCGGCGCGATTGAGAACGCCGTGGGCGGCGTCGGCGAGAGCGCGCCCGACTCCGCGTCCGCGCTCGTCGGGGCGTACCGCGACGCGCAGGATCTGTCCCCACCTTCCCGCGGGGAGCAGGCAGCTTCTTTCCCAGGAGCCCGCCCGTAGCTCGGCGACCTGCACCATGCCCGTGATTTCCTCGGTGTGCAGCCCTTGCCGTGCCACCCATACCCGGCCTGGAATGCGCAGCTCCTCGGCGAGCGCCTCGTCCGCCGAGGCGCTCGGGTGGGGTGCGGACACGGAGAAGAGAGCCGAGTACTCGGATTCCTGGCGAGCGAGGCGCAGAACGGCCGAGGCGTCGTCAGGGTTGCCCTCCCGCACCTCGGCGCGTGGTGTTCGCGGCAGTTCTGCGGGCTTGGTTCGCACGCCGAGCGCGAGAACGGGCAGGAGGCCATGTGCCAGCAGCGGTCCTGTGCAGTCGGCGTCCCGGCTCGGCCACACGATCAGGCACATCGATTCCGGGTCGGGCGGCGTCCTGTCGAACCTGGCTCGCAGGGCACGGAGCACGGCGTCCATGCCCACTCCGCCATACCTGCCC comes from Saccharomonospora xinjiangensis XJ-54 and encodes:
- a CDS encoding GNAT family N-acetyltransferase, with protein sequence MTDSTDLVADQVQRLTSIDPLLPPISDPGSGHTLVAAIAGGARVTGVLDIRLDRGHEVQELRPYVGRYGGVGMDAVLRALRARFDRTPPDPESMCLIVWPSRDADCTGPLLAHGLLPVLALGVRTKPAELPRTPRAEVREGNPDDASAVLRLARQESEYSALFSVSAPHPSASADEALAEELRIPGRVWVARQGLHTEEITGMVQVAELRAGSWERSCLLPAGRWGQILRVAVRPDERGRGVGRALADAAHGVLNRAELTRSVVWYSPLNPLASVFWHRQGYRPLWNVWQCRPADVVR